CCGACGGTAAAGTTGCCTACAAAGAAATCGTTGCCGAAGTCACTCAAGAACCTGACTACAGCGCTGCGATGGCAGCACTGCGAATGCTTGTTTAGAGCGACCTGACTCGCAACACCAACTCTCTCGTCAACCATGTTTACCGTCGCCGCGCTCTACCGATTTGTGCCACTTTCCGATCACGTCTCGATGCGTGAAGCAATCTTGGGGTGCATGGTGGAACACGGCGTGCGGGGAACGTTGTTGTTGGCCAGCGAGGGTATCAACGGAACCGTCGCGGGCAACCGTGACGGAATTGAAAACCTGCTAACTTTCTTGCGTGATGATCCGCGCCTTGCCGAACTGGACGTCAAGTGGTCCGAGTGCGATGAGATGCCATTCAGGCGGTCTCGCGTCCGGTTGAAGAAAGAGATCGTGACCCTTGGCGTCGAAGGCATTGATCCACTTGCCTCAGTCGGCACCTACGTCGACGCGGCCGAGTGGAACGCACTGATCGACGATCCCGATGTAACGCTCGTCGACACTCGCAACGACTACGAAGTCGCGATCGGAACGTTTCGCGGCGCGATCAACCCCAACACGGATAGCTTTCGCGACTTCCCAGACTTTGTGTCGAAGAATCTTGATCCTAAGAAACACAAGAAAGTCGCCATGTTTTGCACCGGAGGAATCCGCTGCGAAAAGTCGACGGCACTGCTGAAGAAAGTCGGCTTCGAAAACGTCTACCATCTTCGCGGCGGCATTCTGAAGTACCTCGAAACCGTTCCTGCCGAAGACTCTCGTTGGCAAGGCGACTGTTTCGTATTCGACGGACGTGTTGCCGTCGATCACGACCTGCAAGAATCCAACCACGTGATGTGCTTTGGTTGCGGATGGCCGGTATCGCCAGATGGCCAACAATCCGACGACTACATCCCCGGCGTCCAGTGTCCTCACTGTGCCAGCGAATTGACGGACGAACAACGCGCCCGATTCGCCGAACGCCAATTCCAGTTGCGGCAACGAATCGCCAAGCAAGCGACGTCGCAAGCATAGGTTTCGTCGCGCCAATTTCGCTCGCCCAGTTTCCTAAAACAGCGCATAGATAAACGGCGCGGCGGGTGAAGCGGACAGAAACACCATCGCCATCATCAACACGGTGACGATCAAGATCGGTGCGATCCACCATTTCTTGTTGTAGCGCAGAAACGATGCGAACTCGCGAATGATGCCCGGATCTTTCACGGCGACTCGCTTTGGATCGGGTCGGTTTGATTCTGATTTCTTGTTCATCGTTGGCGTGTTCAATACGTTCGAAAAAAACGATCGGGATCATCACAAATTGGCATGGACTTCCAGTATGTCAAA
The DNA window shown above is from Rubripirellula reticaptiva and carries:
- the trhO gene encoding oxygen-dependent tRNA uridine(34) hydroxylase TrhO — encoded protein: MFTVAALYRFVPLSDHVSMREAILGCMVEHGVRGTLLLASEGINGTVAGNRDGIENLLTFLRDDPRLAELDVKWSECDEMPFRRSRVRLKKEIVTLGVEGIDPLASVGTYVDAAEWNALIDDPDVTLVDTRNDYEVAIGTFRGAINPNTDSFRDFPDFVSKNLDPKKHKKVAMFCTGGIRCEKSTALLKKVGFENVYHLRGGILKYLETVPAEDSRWQGDCFVFDGRVAVDHDLQESNHVMCFGCGWPVSPDGQQSDDYIPGVQCPHCASELTDEQRARFAERQFQLRQRIAKQATSQA
- a CDS encoding DUF5989 family protein; its protein translation is MNKKSESNRPDPKRVAVKDPGIIREFASFLRYNKKWWIAPILIVTVLMMAMVFLSASPAAPFIYALF